One window of the Ammospiza nelsoni isolate bAmmNel1 chromosome 17, bAmmNel1.pri, whole genome shotgun sequence genome contains the following:
- the TFAP4 gene encoding transcription factor AP-4 translates to MEYFMVPAPKVPALQHFRKSEKEVIGGLCSLANIPLTPETQRDQERRIRREIANSNERRRMQSINAGFQSLKTLIPHTDGEKLSKAAILQQTAEYIFSLEQEKTRLLQQNTQLKRFIQEFSGSSPKRRRAEDKDEGIGSPDIWEDEKAEDLRREMIELRQQLDKERSVRMMLEEQVRSLEAHMYPEKLKVIAQQVQLQQQQEQVRLLHQEKLEREQQIRTQLLPSHAPPAPTHHPTVIVPAPPPSHHVTVVTMGPSSVINTVSTSRQNLDTIVQAIQHIEGTQEKQLQEEEQRRAVIVTPARACPEPSASDTASDTEGNDSDSMDQSKEEPSGDGELP, encoded by the exons CTTGGCCAACATCCCACTGACTCCAGAGACCCAGCGGGACCAGGAGCGGCGGATACGCAGGGAAATCGCCAACAGCAACGAGAGGCGGCGGATGCAGAGCATCAATGCTGGCTTCCAGTCCCTGAAAACCCTCATCCCACACACAGATGGGGAGAAGCTCAGCAAG gCAGCCATCCTCCAGCAGACAGCCGAGTACATCTTctccctggagcaggaaaagacTCGGCTACTGCAGCAGAACACCCAGCTCAAGCGGTTCATCCAG GAATTCAGTGGCTCCTCCCCGAAACGGCGACGGGCAGAGGACAAGGACGAGGGGATCGGCTCTCCCGACATCTGGGAGGATGAGAAGGCCGAGGATCTGCGCCGGGAGATGATCGAGCTCCGGCAGCAGCTGGACAAGGAGCGCTCAGTCCGCATGATGTTggaggagcag GTTCGCTCCCTGGAGGCCCACATGTACCCCGAGAAGCTGAAGGTGATTGCTCAGCaggtgcagctccagcagcagcaggagcaggtgagGTTGCTGCACCAGGAGAAGCTCGAGCGCGAGCAGCAGATCCGAACCCAG ctcctgccatcaCACGCTCCCCCAGCGCCCACCCACCACCCCACCGTGATCGTTCCAGCGCCGCCTCCCTCCCATCATGTCACCGTGGTCACCATGGGCCCCTCCTCGGTCATCAACACGGTCTCCACGTCCCGGCAAAACCTGGACACCATCGTTCAG GCCATCCAGCACATCGAGGGCAcgcaggagaagcagctgcaggaagaggagcagagaCGCGCCGTCATCGTAACGCCCGCGCGCGCCTGCCCCGAGCCCTCCGCCTCCGACACCGCCTCCGACACCGAGGGCAACGACAGTGACTCCAtggaccagagcaaagaggagCCCTCGGGGGACGGGGAGCTGCCCTGA